One genomic segment of Rubeoparvulum massiliense includes these proteins:
- the deoB gene encoding phosphopentomutase — protein MNAKQFQRICLIVLDSVGIGALPDAHQYGDEGAHTLSHIATYKHGLHLPNLQKLGLGNIEPIEGVSPVSQPQGAYGKMMEVSAGKDTSTGHWELMGIQTTTPFKTYPQGFPPGLIEPLEAKIGRKVLGNKTASGTAIIEELGEEHMRTGNIIVYTSADSVLQIAAHEEVIPLDEIYRICQIAREMTREGEYAVTRVIARPFVGEPGHFVRTANRHDYSVKPPEPTVMNRLFDEDLASIAIGKISDIYDGEGVSDARRTKSNMDGVDKIIEALQEDFTGLCFANLVDFDAQYGHRRDPAGYGEALEQFDQRLPEIMAQLRETDLLILTADHGNDPTHFGTDHTREHVPLLVYSPSLQGNVNLGIRNTFADVGATIAHNFVVPMPRHGTSFLRELH, from the coding sequence ATGAATGCAAAGCAATTTCAACGAATATGCTTAATCGTTCTCGACAGTGTGGGAATCGGTGCACTACCAGATGCCCATCAATATGGTGATGAGGGTGCCCATACATTGAGCCATATTGCTACATATAAACACGGTCTTCATCTTCCTAATTTGCAAAAATTGGGGTTAGGAAATATTGAACCCATTGAGGGAGTAAGCCCTGTTTCTCAGCCACAAGGGGCGTATGGCAAGATGATGGAGGTCTCAGCTGGTAAGGATACTTCTACGGGCCATTGGGAGCTGATGGGAATCCAGACGACTACTCCGTTTAAAACCTATCCCCAAGGGTTTCCTCCTGGTTTAATAGAACCTTTAGAGGCAAAGATTGGTCGTAAGGTCTTAGGGAATAAAACTGCTTCAGGGACAGCGATTATCGAAGAACTTGGTGAGGAGCATATGCGAACAGGGAATATTATCGTGTATACCTCTGCAGATAGTGTCCTGCAGATCGCTGCCCATGAAGAGGTGATTCCCCTTGATGAGATCTATCGTATTTGTCAGATCGCCCGTGAAATGACCCGTGAAGGAGAGTATGCGGTAACCCGTGTGATCGCTCGTCCCTTTGTAGGCGAACCTGGACATTTTGTCCGTACGGCCAATCGTCATGATTATTCTGTGAAACCACCAGAGCCTACGGTGATGAATCGCCTTTTTGATGAGGATCTCGCTAGTATCGCCATCGGCAAGATTTCCGATATCTATGATGGTGAAGGGGTTAGCGATGCACGTCGGACCAAGTCCAATATGGATGGCGTGGACAAGATCATCGAAGCCTTGCAAGAAGATTTCACGGGTCTTTGCTTTGCCAACCTGGTAGACTTTGATGCTCAGTATGGTCATCGCCGTGATCCAGCTGGTTATGGCGAGGCATTGGAGCAATTTGATCAACGTTTACCAGAGATCATGGCCCAGTTACGTGAGACTGACCTCCTGATCCTAACAGCGGACCATGGGAATGATCCGACTCATTTTGGCACCGATCATACACGGGAGCATGTGCCCTTATTGGTCTATAGTCCTTCACTCCAAGGGAATGTGAATCTTGGTATCCGCAACACCTTTGCCGATGTGGGTGCCACCATTGCCCATAACTTCGTAGTACCGATGCCTCGTCATGGTACCAGCTTTTTACGAGAATTACATTGA
- the xerD gene encoding site-specific tyrosine recombinase XerD, which produces MEEILQQYIQYLVVEKGLAENSIQSYGRDITQYLTFIKEKYQISVEKTTRTHVMGYLIHLQEQGKSTSTITRNLSSLRGFYRFLLLDRYIASDPTSHLETPKLDKRLPKVLTIEEVDRLLQQPKEIDAMGARDKAMLELLYATGLRVSELISLNVHDVNINMEFVRCMGKGSKERIIPLGSSAIKALQRYTERFRPQLVRNRSEEALFLNHHGGRLTRQGFWKIIKQYAESAQITKVITPHTLRHSFATHLLENGADLRAVQEMLGHADISTTQIYTHVTQTRLKEVYQKTFPRA; this is translated from the coding sequence ATGGAAGAAATTCTCCAACAATATATTCAGTACTTAGTCGTAGAAAAAGGTTTAGCTGAGAACTCAATTCAATCCTATGGGCGTGACATTACCCAATACCTCACATTTATCAAAGAGAAGTATCAAATCAGCGTGGAAAAAACCACACGTACCCATGTGATGGGATACCTCATTCACCTACAAGAACAGGGAAAGAGTACCTCTACCATCACACGTAATCTTTCCTCCCTACGTGGATTCTATCGATTTCTCCTTCTTGATCGCTATATTGCAAGTGATCCCACTAGCCATCTGGAAACTCCCAAGCTGGATAAGCGTCTACCCAAGGTTCTAACCATTGAAGAGGTGGATCGTTTATTACAGCAGCCGAAGGAGATCGATGCCATGGGCGCAAGAGATAAAGCGATGCTAGAGCTACTATACGCTACAGGTCTTCGTGTTTCTGAGCTAATCTCTCTCAATGTTCATGATGTGAACATCAATATGGAATTTGTCCGTTGCATGGGAAAAGGGAGTAAGGAACGGATTATTCCTTTAGGCTCTAGTGCGATTAAGGCATTACAACGCTACACAGAACGTTTTCGCCCCCAATTGGTCCGTAACCGGAGCGAGGAGGCGTTGTTCCTTAACCATCATGGCGGTCGCCTCACGCGTCAGGGATTCTGGAAAATCATTAAGCAATATGCAGAGTCTGCTCAGATTACCAAGGTGATTACCCCTCATACATTACGCCATTCCTTCGCAACCCATTTGTTGGAGAATGGCGCTGATTTGCGTGCTGTTCAGGAAATGCTGGGACATGCGGATATCTCAACAACCCAAATCTATACCCACGTTACACAGACACGGTTGAAAGAGGTATATCAGAAGACATTTCCCCGCGCTTAG
- a CDS encoding DUF4227 family protein, whose product MQTIHKLVSSCKWLVIMTMLTYLFYQGTMMILESFQLINPYEKPKGRAEAVFQQIHHFYYEGE is encoded by the coding sequence ATGCAGACCATACATAAGCTGGTTTCAAGCTGTAAGTGGCTAGTGATCATGACCATGCTCACCTATCTTTTTTATCAAGGAACCATGATGATCCTTGAATCCTTTCAATTGATTAATCCGTATGAAAAACCGAAGGGAAGAGCTGAAGCGGTTTTTCAGCAAATCCATCACTTTTACTATGAAGGAGAATAG
- the ald gene encoding alanine dehydrogenase, with translation MRIGIVKEIKDQENRVALSPAGVQALVHDGHHVLIEAGAGMGSGFTDQEYQQVGAEIHTVAADVWQGSEMIMKVKEPIDSEYGYFRPGLILFTFLHLAAELELTKQLMEKKVTAIAYETIQHHNGSLPILTPMSEVAGRMAVLIGSQYLQKSQGGKGILLSAIPGVERGNVVILGGGVVGTSAAKMAIGLDANVTILDINPDRLRFFDDFFGSRIQPLMSNPYNIAKAVAEADLLIGAVLIPGARTPILVSEEMVKQMRPGSVIVDVAIDQGGAIATADHVTTHSNPTYERYGVIHYSVGNMPGAVPQTSTAGLTNATVPYALNIAKRGLVEAVKNSPALAKGINIYGGHLVYQAVAEAHQIPYTPLEQVLA, from the coding sequence ATGAGAATTGGGATTGTTAAAGAGATTAAAGATCAAGAAAATCGCGTTGCTTTATCCCCTGCAGGGGTACAAGCACTGGTTCATGATGGACATCATGTCCTTATAGAGGCTGGAGCTGGTATGGGTAGCGGCTTTACGGATCAGGAGTATCAACAGGTGGGAGCAGAGATCCATACAGTAGCAGCGGATGTGTGGCAGGGTAGTGAGATGATCATGAAGGTGAAGGAGCCCATCGATTCGGAGTATGGCTATTTTCGACCAGGACTTATCCTCTTTACTTTTTTACATCTTGCTGCTGAATTAGAGTTAACGAAGCAATTAATGGAGAAGAAAGTGACTGCTATCGCTTATGAAACCATTCAGCACCATAATGGCTCTCTACCTATTCTCACGCCGATGAGTGAGGTGGCTGGAAGGATGGCTGTCTTGATCGGAAGCCAATATCTCCAAAAGTCTCAAGGGGGAAAAGGTATCCTCCTCAGCGCCATTCCTGGTGTGGAGCGAGGAAATGTGGTGATTCTTGGTGGAGGTGTGGTCGGAACCAGCGCAGCCAAGATGGCCATTGGATTGGATGCCAATGTAACCATTTTAGATATTAACCCCGATCGGCTCCGTTTTTTTGATGACTTCTTTGGGAGTCGGATTCAACCACTCATGTCCAATCCATATAATATTGCCAAAGCTGTTGCAGAAGCAGATCTGTTGATCGGGGCTGTGCTGATCCCTGGTGCCCGAACGCCCATTCTAGTCAGTGAAGAGATGGTGAAGCAGATGCGTCCTGGCTCCGTCATCGTGGATGTGGCCATCGATCAGGGGGGAGCTATTGCCACCGCTGATCATGTAACCACACACTCCAATCCAACCTATGAACGGTATGGTGTGATTCATTATTCGGTGGGTAATATGCCTGGTGCTGTTCCCCAAACCTCTACTGCTGGTCTCACCAATGCTACAGTACCCTATGCCCTCAATATTGCGAAGCGCGGGCTCGTGGAAGCAGTGAAAAACTCACCAGCATTGGCCAAAGGGATCAATATTTATGGTGGTCATCTGGTCTATCAGGCCGTGGCTGAGGCTCATCAAATCCCCTATACACCGCTAGAGCAAGTACTTGCTTAG
- the fur gene encoding ferric iron uptake transcriptional regulator yields MEDKLTRIKQLLSSQRFKLTPQRQATVQVLLEHQEDHLSAEDVYLLVKDKAPEIGLATVYRTLELLTELEIVHKMNFGDGVTRYDLRRDEDASHIHHHLVCMNCGAVQEIDYLLQDVEKIVEETFDFSIMDVRLTFQGICSKCKTDPVVQEKYFKHPHHL; encoded by the coding sequence ATGGAAGATAAATTGACTCGTATTAAACAGTTATTAAGCTCGCAACGGTTTAAGTTAACGCCACAGCGTCAAGCCACGGTTCAAGTCCTCCTTGAACATCAAGAGGATCATTTAAGTGCAGAGGACGTTTACTTACTCGTAAAAGATAAAGCACCAGAAATTGGTCTCGCTACAGTATATCGTACCCTAGAATTACTAACAGAACTGGAAATTGTGCATAAGATGAATTTCGGTGATGGTGTTACACGCTATGATTTACGCAGAGATGAAGATGCTTCCCATATCCATCACCATTTGGTCTGTATGAATTGTGGAGCGGTACAAGAGATCGATTATCTATTACAGGATGTTGAGAAAATAGTCGAAGAGACTTTTGATTTTAGTATCATGGATGTGCGGTTAACCTTTCAGGGAATCTGCTCAAAATGTAAAACAGACCCGGTTGTTCAGGAGAAATATTTTAAGCATCCTCACCATCTATGA
- the spoIIM gene encoding stage II sporulation protein M, whose amino-acid sequence MAKSSWQWMNHHFGIVIFTLILLLSGVVFGAILFQRLFNGEQGSIGESVAAYLAWFEGEQGWNSWEIARNTLTQQGILLFALGIVGLTVIGLPLLLIALFLKGATIGFTVATLTQQFQWQGVLMAGASILPHNLILLPAWILVTVIGIHFSFQLLKVLFLKRTERIAPHFRRFTVAFGVALLFVVGAALVEGFISTTLLHWTLAH is encoded by the coding sequence ATGGCAAAATCCTCGTGGCAATGGATGAATCATCACTTTGGGATTGTGATCTTTACGTTGATACTTTTGCTGAGTGGCGTTGTCTTTGGCGCAATCCTATTTCAACGCTTGTTTAATGGAGAGCAGGGAAGCATTGGAGAATCGGTAGCTGCTTATCTTGCTTGGTTTGAAGGGGAACAAGGCTGGAATTCATGGGAGATTGCCCGCAACACCTTGACACAACAGGGGATACTCCTTTTTGCATTAGGAATCGTGGGCTTAACCGTCATAGGACTTCCCTTACTATTAATCGCTCTCTTCTTAAAGGGAGCCACCATTGGCTTTACCGTTGCAACACTCACGCAGCAATTTCAGTGGCAGGGCGTTCTCATGGCAGGAGCCTCTATATTGCCACATAATTTAATTCTTCTTCCTGCCTGGATTTTGGTTACGGTGATCGGGATTCACTTCTCCTTCCAATTACTCAAGGTGCTTTTCTTAAAGCGAACGGAACGAATCGCTCCACATTTTCGCCGCTTTACTGTTGCATTTGGCGTCGCTTTGCTCTTCGTCGTTGGCGCAGCCTTGGTGGAAGGATTCATTTCAACGACGCTATTACATTGGACGTTAGCCCATTAG
- a CDS encoding NUDIX hydrolase: MENLYEKTIRVQSIYQGKIVQLDLEEVELPNGVHTKRELIRHPGAVAILPITSTGKILLIRQFRKACEEVLWEIPAGKIEKGEKPEETAIRELQEETGYEPASLQKLYTFYTSPGFANEKIELFLASELQKKPMPPDEDEFIELVEVEWAKVEQLLEAGEIRDAKTLIALQYWRLSIITK; this comes from the coding sequence ATGGAGAATCTATATGAGAAGACCATCCGTGTACAGTCCATCTATCAGGGCAAAATCGTACAACTGGATCTCGAAGAAGTGGAATTACCCAATGGCGTACATACTAAGCGAGAATTAATTCGTCACCCCGGTGCTGTTGCTATTCTTCCGATTACTAGCACAGGCAAGATCCTACTGATCCGTCAATTTCGCAAAGCATGTGAGGAGGTATTATGGGAGATTCCAGCTGGAAAAATTGAAAAGGGAGAAAAGCCAGAAGAGACCGCGATCCGCGAATTACAAGAAGAGACAGGCTATGAACCAGCCTCCTTGCAAAAGCTCTATACCTTCTACACATCCCCAGGCTTTGCCAATGAAAAGATCGAACTCTTTCTCGCATCAGAACTGCAGAAGAAGCCAATGCCGCCTGATGAGGATGAATTTATTGAGCTAGTGGAGGTAGAGTGGGCCAAGGTGGAGCAACTCCTTGAAGCAGGGGAGATCCGTGATGCCAAGACCCTGATCGCTTTGCAGTACTGGCGATTGAGCATAATAACAAAGTAA
- a CDS encoding DUF3866 family protein translates to MIIQRVARIQQVMVEEEDYQELDCQLLHPTPTHAEHRVKAINYPELTGYCQVGDYVLLNGTAQHLQLGTGGYDFVRLRLPVHGTGAWNKMNTYEEKLGHLHQGHIMKLRYTPMQLAVFTWEEQCQLDQENPPGEEASSIRTPMLVISLHSMLPLLVLAIKERQPSCRIAYVMTDGSALPIALSKHVRICKQAGLVDLTITCGQAFGGDLETVTLYSAIQAAYQACDVVIIGDGPGVVGTNTQWGTTGILTGEYLNATAALGGKPLFVPRIQGVDSRQRHQGISHHTITVLTQLTPYSVTIPIPDAACWHKQMMNSFPLASQQEVKKQIAMIDERRRGKLLPAHQWQSVKLPSFSELERLLFSYPIPITTMGRELKDDPIFFATVFASAYYVIEELKRDYTDRRKDEE, encoded by the coding sequence ATGATTATTCAGAGGGTTGCTCGTATCCAGCAGGTAATGGTTGAAGAAGAGGATTACCAAGAGTTAGATTGTCAACTTCTGCATCCAACTCCCACCCATGCAGAGCATAGGGTGAAAGCGATCAATTACCCTGAATTAACAGGGTATTGTCAGGTTGGTGACTATGTTCTCCTGAATGGCACTGCTCAACACCTCCAACTGGGAACAGGTGGCTATGATTTTGTTCGCCTTCGTCTTCCTGTGCACGGTACAGGAGCTTGGAATAAGATGAATACCTATGAGGAGAAGTTGGGTCACCTCCATCAAGGACATATTATGAAACTGCGCTATACCCCGATGCAGCTGGCTGTATTTACCTGGGAGGAGCAGTGCCAGCTGGATCAGGAGAATCCACCAGGGGAAGAGGCATCTTCCATTCGTACTCCCATGCTTGTTATTAGTCTCCATAGCATGCTCCCTTTGCTGGTTCTAGCAATCAAGGAGAGACAACCATCCTGTCGCATCGCTTACGTCATGACCGATGGTAGTGCTCTACCCATTGCTCTCAGTAAGCATGTACGGATCTGTAAGCAAGCTGGCCTTGTGGATTTAACCATCACCTGTGGTCAAGCATTCGGCGGTGATCTAGAGACGGTAACGCTTTACTCCGCCATTCAAGCTGCATATCAAGCATGTGATGTGGTGATCATTGGAGATGGGCCAGGGGTGGTGGGTACGAATACACAATGGGGAACCACTGGGATTTTAACAGGGGAATATCTAAATGCCACCGCTGCCCTAGGAGGAAAACCTCTCTTCGTACCCCGGATCCAAGGGGTGGATTCAAGACAACGCCATCAAGGGATTAGCCATCATACGATCACTGTATTAACCCAGCTTACACCCTATTCAGTGACCATCCCCATCCCTGATGCAGCTTGCTGGCATAAGCAGATGATGAACTCATTCCCCTTAGCCAGTCAGCAGGAGGTAAAGAAGCAGATTGCCATGATAGATGAAAGGCGGAGAGGGAAGCTGCTACCAGCTCATCAATGGCAGTCTGTTAAGCTCCCTAGCTTTTCAGAGCTGGAAAGGCTTCTTTTCTCCTATCCGATTCCGATTACCACCATGGGAAGAGAATTGAAGGATGACCCCATCTTTTTTGCCACAGTATTTGCTTCTGCCTATTATGTTATTGAAGAGTTAAAAAGAGATTACACTGATCGCAGAAAGGATGAGGAATGA
- a CDS encoding M20/M25/M40 family metallo-hydrolase: MINRERLLQTFLQLVQVDSETKHEGKIAPFLKERFAALDCEIQEDNAMELTGHGANNLVITLPSNYQGAEKIYFTSHMDTVKPGVNIKPVVHEDGLITSSGDTILGADDKAGLAVMLEILQIIQEQKLPHGQIQFVITVGEESGLAGAKVLDPQLLDAKYGFALDSNGKIGDLIVAAPYQVRIWITVKGKSAHAGVNPEDGISAIQVASKAISKMPLGRIDFETTANIGQFHGGEATNVVCDQVSILAEARSIDKKKVEKQVQAMKEAFVQTAEEHGATVDFQAQLMYPGFRYTEQDLVVQRAKAAVKAMGKEPVLKASGGGSDANIIASYGIPTINLAVGYEQIHTTNERIHMDRLVETAQLALQLIQVALPNR; this comes from the coding sequence ATGATCAATCGAGAACGTTTACTTCAAACATTTCTCCAATTAGTTCAAGTGGATAGTGAAACGAAGCATGAAGGGAAGATTGCCCCCTTTCTAAAAGAAAGGTTTGCAGCTTTAGATTGCGAAATTCAAGAAGACAATGCCATGGAATTGACAGGTCATGGTGCCAACAACCTCGTGATCACCCTACCCTCCAACTATCAAGGCGCAGAGAAGATCTATTTTACCTCTCATATGGATACCGTAAAGCCAGGAGTAAATATTAAGCCCGTCGTTCATGAGGATGGGCTGATCACCTCTTCAGGCGACACAATCCTAGGTGCTGATGATAAGGCTGGCTTGGCAGTGATGCTGGAGATTCTACAGATTATTCAGGAACAGAAGCTTCCCCATGGGCAGATTCAATTTGTTATCACAGTGGGTGAAGAATCAGGGTTGGCTGGTGCCAAGGTCCTGGATCCTCAATTACTCGATGCCAAATATGGCTTTGCCCTCGATAGTAATGGCAAGATTGGGGATCTTATTGTGGCAGCACCCTATCAGGTAAGAATCTGGATTACCGTAAAAGGAAAATCAGCACATGCTGGGGTCAATCCTGAGGATGGCATTAGTGCGATCCAAGTAGCAAGTAAGGCGATTAGTAAGATGCCCCTAGGTCGGATTGATTTTGAGACCACTGCCAATATTGGGCAATTCCATGGTGGCGAAGCGACCAATGTGGTGTGTGATCAGGTTTCCATCCTTGCAGAAGCTCGAAGCATCGATAAGAAGAAGGTAGAGAAGCAGGTACAGGCCATGAAGGAAGCATTTGTGCAAACTGCGGAGGAGCACGGAGCGACGGTAGATTTTCAGGCACAGTTGATGTATCCTGGCTTCCGCTATACTGAGCAAGATCTTGTGGTACAGCGGGCAAAAGCAGCAGTGAAGGCCATGGGTAAAGAGCCCGTACTAAAAGCCAGTGGTGGTGGCAGTGATGCCAATATCATCGCAAGCTATGGTATTCCAACCATCAATCTTGCGGTGGGGTATGAACAGATTCATACAACCAATGAGCGCATCCACATGGATCGACTCGTAGAAACTGCTCAATTAGCATTACAACTGATTCAAGTCGCTTTGCCCAATCGCTAA
- a CDS encoding M20/M25/M40 family metallo-hydrolase, whose product MINRSRLVETFMELVQVDSETKEEAAMAQCVKERFTQLGCQVQEDNAKELTGFGANNLVVTLPSNHSGDKIFFSAHMDTVKPGKGIDPILHEDGMITSSGDTILGADDKVGVAVMLEVIQVLKEKNLPHGPIQFLLTVGEESGIVGSQALDTSLLDVDYGFTLDSSGKVGEVVTAAPYKAKIKATVHGKASHAGIHPEDGISAIEVASKAITTMPLGRIDEETTANIGQFIGDVATNVVCDTVTLLGEARSQDGEKFERLIQQMEEALQKAASERGATVDIEVKRLYPGYKYRDEDQVVLKALTALRKVGLNPSTKVSGGGSDANVLNSYHIPTVNLAVGYELNHTVKERVHSDQIVKAAEMTLTLTQLALTE is encoded by the coding sequence ATGATTAATCGTTCTCGGCTTGTTGAAACATTCATGGAACTAGTACAGGTTGACAGTGAGACGAAAGAAGAAGCTGCTATGGCTCAATGTGTGAAGGAGAGATTCACACAATTGGGTTGTCAAGTACAAGAGGACAATGCCAAAGAACTAACAGGGTTCGGAGCAAACAATCTCGTCGTAACATTACCATCCAATCATTCTGGTGATAAAATCTTTTTCAGTGCCCATATGGATACTGTGAAGCCTGGGAAGGGGATTGACCCTATTCTTCATGAGGATGGAATGATCACATCCAGTGGTGATACCATCCTAGGTGCCGATGACAAAGTGGGAGTTGCTGTGATGCTTGAAGTAATTCAAGTATTAAAGGAGAAAAATCTCCCCCACGGTCCGATTCAATTTTTACTAACTGTTGGTGAAGAATCTGGGATTGTGGGTTCTCAGGCCCTCGATACATCATTGCTTGATGTGGATTATGGCTTTACCTTGGATAGCAGTGGCAAAGTAGGAGAAGTGGTCACCGCTGCTCCATATAAAGCGAAGATCAAAGCGACGGTTCATGGGAAGGCATCCCATGCCGGAATCCATCCAGAAGACGGGATCAGTGCCATCGAGGTAGCAAGTAAAGCGATTACCACCATGCCATTGGGCAGAATTGATGAAGAGACCACTGCCAATATCGGCCAGTTTATTGGCGATGTTGCTACCAATGTGGTGTGTGATACCGTAACGCTCCTTGGTGAAGCGCGTAGCCAAGATGGTGAGAAATTCGAACGGTTGATTCAACAGATGGAAGAGGCTCTTCAAAAAGCAGCCAGTGAACGTGGTGCCACGGTAGATATTGAAGTGAAACGTCTCTATCCTGGCTATAAGTATCGTGATGAAGATCAAGTGGTCCTAAAAGCTCTAACTGCATTACGCAAGGTAGGCTTAAATCCATCCACTAAGGTGAGTGGCGGTGGCAGTGACGCCAATGTGCTCAATTCCTATCATATTCCCACGGTCAATCTTGCTGTAGGCTATGAATTGAATCATACCGTGAAAGAACGTGTTCACTCTGATCAAATCGTAAAGGCAGCAGAAATGACCTTAACCCTAACTCAATTAGCCTTAACAGAATAA
- a CDS encoding acyl-CoA carboxylase subunit beta → MKEQNREAMYQKIDEMQERRLRIELGGGDRRIEAQHTKGKLTARERIQLLLDENSFMELNPFVEMRSTLLETGQEAPGEGVVTGVGKIAGRTVYLFSQDFTVFGGALGEMHAQKIAHVMDLAAKTGAPFIGLNDSGGARIQEGVVSLDGYGKVFYRNAIYSGVIPQISVIMGPCAGGAVYSPAITDFVFMVEGTSQMFITGPKVIETVTGERISAEALGGARVHATKSGNAHFYYPSEEETLLAVRRLLSYLPQNCHERTARLENWEGGEEKDWNEEILDVVPVEGTKVYDVRNLIYHLVDQDSFMEVHAHFARNIVVGLARIAGESVGMIANQPKVMAGGLDIDSSDKLARFIRFCDAFNIPLITLEDVTGFLPGVNQEHGGIIRHGAKILFAYSEATVPKITVITRKAYGGAYVALNSKAIGADLVFAWPNAEIAVMGPEGAASIIYAKEIAASETPHVIRQQKIEEYREKVATPYVAAAMGMVDDVIDPRQTRDILRKSLELLRRKEENLPVRKHGNIPL, encoded by the coding sequence ATGAAGGAACAAAATCGTGAGGCCATGTATCAGAAGATCGATGAGATGCAGGAGCGTCGACTTAGAATCGAATTGGGTGGCGGAGATCGTCGGATTGAAGCGCAGCATACCAAGGGTAAATTGACGGCTCGTGAACGAATTCAGCTTCTCCTCGATGAGAATAGTTTTATGGAACTGAATCCCTTTGTGGAGATGCGTTCAACCCTATTAGAAACAGGTCAGGAGGCACCAGGTGAGGGTGTTGTGACTGGTGTAGGTAAAATTGCGGGGCGTACGGTCTATCTTTTCTCTCAGGACTTTACTGTTTTCGGTGGCGCACTAGGAGAGATGCATGCACAGAAAATCGCTCATGTCATGGACCTTGCAGCGAAAACGGGAGCGCCATTCATCGGATTGAATGATTCTGGGGGTGCAAGGATTCAAGAGGGGGTGGTCTCCCTTGATGGTTATGGCAAGGTCTTTTATCGTAATGCGATTTACTCGGGTGTCATTCCTCAGATCTCTGTCATCATGGGTCCGTGTGCAGGCGGCGCCGTCTATTCACCAGCGATTACCGATTTTGTTTTCATGGTAGAGGGAACAAGTCAGATGTTCATTACAGGACCGAAGGTGATTGAAACGGTCACTGGGGAAAGAATCTCCGCGGAAGCCCTTGGTGGCGCACGAGTCCATGCAACGAAAAGCGGAAATGCTCATTTCTATTATCCGTCAGAGGAAGAAACACTCCTTGCTGTACGGCGCTTACTTAGCTATTTACCTCAGAATTGTCATGAACGTACAGCACGCCTTGAGAATTGGGAAGGAGGGGAAGAGAAGGATTGGAATGAGGAGATTCTTGATGTAGTTCCCGTTGAAGGAACTAAGGTTTATGATGTGCGTAATTTGATCTACCATCTTGTAGATCAAGACTCCTTCATGGAGGTTCATGCCCATTTCGCCCGCAATATTGTGGTTGGCTTGGCACGGATCGCTGGTGAATCGGTTGGCATGATCGCCAATCAACCCAAGGTGATGGCAGGCGGTCTCGATATCGACTCATCGGATAAATTGGCACGATTTATCCGTTTCTGTGACGCCTTCAATATTCCCCTCATTACCTTAGAGGATGTCACAGGCTTCCTACCTGGTGTGAATCAAGAGCATGGAGGAATCATTCGTCATGGTGCCAAAATTTTATTTGCCTATTCAGAAGCAACGGTACCGAAGATTACGGTGATTACACGGAAGGCCTATGGTGGTGCCTATGTTGCCTTGAACAGTAAGGCGATTGGCGCAGATTTGGTTTTTGCTTGGCCGAATGCAGAGATCGCTGTAATGGGTCCTGAAGGAGCAGCCTCAATTATTTATGCCAAGGAGATCGCAGCAAGTGAAACACCTCATGTAATCCGACAGCAAAAGATTGAGGAGTACCGCGAAAAAGTAGCAACTCCATATGTGGCAGCGGCAATGGGAATGGTTGATGATGTGATCGATCCACGACAAACACGTGACATATTACGTAAATCCCTTGAATTGCTAAGGAGGAAGGAGGAAAATTTACCTGTACGTAAACATGGGAATATCCCATTATGA
- the mce gene encoding methylmalonyl-CoA epimerase encodes MTVPLKIAHIGIAVHDLTEAVLTYERLGFQLERIEHIEQEGVKVAFLQIGETYLELLQPLHDESPVARFLAKRGEGIHHIAYEVADVEKTMERLDAEGLPLLSDKAKDGAGGMQIAFLHPRSTHGVLTEFCSKKGDKE; translated from the coding sequence ATGACGGTTCCATTAAAGATCGCACATATCGGGATTGCGGTACACGACTTGACGGAGGCAGTTCTTACTTATGAACGTTTAGGCTTTCAGCTTGAAAGAATTGAACATATTGAGCAGGAAGGTGTAAAAGTGGCATTTTTGCAGATTGGTGAGACCTATCTTGAGCTATTACAGCCCCTACATGATGAGAGTCCTGTGGCTCGTTTTTTAGCGAAGCGGGGGGAAGGAATCCATCATATTGCCTACGAGGTAGCGGATGTTGAGAAGACAATGGAACGGTTAGATGCGGAAGGCTTACCACTTCTTAGTGATAAGGCGAAGGATGGAGCAGGGGGCATGCAAATCGCCTTCTTGCATCCTCGGTCCACACATGGGGTATTAACCGAGTTCTGTAGCAAAAAAGGTGATAAAGAATGA